Proteins encoded together in one Vibrio lentus window:
- a CDS encoding DctP family TRAP transporter solute-binding subunit → MKTLLKLTLLASTIAMSSSAFAATTLKLAHAAPESDLQQDLSLFFKKEVEARSNGEIKVNVYPQGQLGSDKQMIDGSRAGIVDIAMVGLNNYNGLMPESAAFTLPFMFPDRQTAYKVLDGEPGKEVLANFEKFGLKGLGFPENGYRNMTNNEKPIRIPSDVEGLQMRVNGSKALNDMFNELGANPQQLPVSELYTALETGVVDSQDHPISVTLSFKFDEVQKYLSLTQHAYSPLVLTMNLRKFDKLTEDEQKIIEEVSAEAVAMQRELSIEKEDKMIAQLEANGMQVNRDVDGAAFQQAIQPVWSAYIEKNGDVMINKIKLAAK, encoded by the coding sequence ATGAAAACCCTACTAAAACTTACTTTACTCGCTTCGACTATCGCAATGAGCTCTAGCGCTTTTGCCGCGACGACTCTAAAACTGGCGCACGCTGCACCAGAGTCGGATTTGCAACAAGACCTATCTTTGTTCTTTAAGAAAGAAGTAGAAGCTCGTTCAAACGGCGAAATCAAAGTAAACGTCTACCCACAAGGTCAATTGGGCAGTGATAAACAGATGATTGATGGTTCACGTGCTGGCATCGTTGATATAGCGATGGTTGGCTTGAACAACTACAACGGCCTAATGCCTGAATCAGCAGCCTTTACTCTGCCGTTCATGTTCCCAGACCGTCAAACAGCATACAAAGTACTTGACGGCGAACCGGGTAAAGAAGTGCTAGCGAACTTTGAAAAATTCGGTCTTAAAGGTCTTGGGTTCCCAGAAAATGGTTACCGCAACATGACCAACAACGAAAAACCTATTCGTATTCCTTCTGATGTTGAAGGCCTACAAATGCGTGTGAATGGTTCTAAAGCTCTAAACGACATGTTCAACGAGCTAGGTGCTAACCCGCAACAACTTCCTGTATCAGAACTCTACACAGCACTTGAAACCGGCGTTGTTGACTCTCAAGACCACCCAATTTCTGTAACGCTATCTTTCAAGTTTGACGAAGTACAAAAATACCTAAGCCTTACACAACACGCTTACTCACCACTCGTTCTAACAATGAACCTACGTAAGTTCGACAAGCTAACGGAAGACGAGCAAAAAATCATTGAAGAAGTCTCTGCTGAAGCGGTTGCAATGCAACGTGAGCTAAGCATTGAAAAAGAAGACAAGATGATTGCTCAACTAGAAGCGAACGGCATGCAAGTAAACCGTGACGTTGATGGTGCTGCTTTCCAACAAGCTATCCAGCCTGTTTGGAGCGCATACATCGAGAAAAATGGCGATGTGATGATCAACAAGATCAAGCTAGCAGCTAAGTAA
- a CDS encoding L-ribulose-5-phosphate 4-epimerase, with product MSQEQKTYQELKERVFAANLQLPKYGLVTFTWGNVSEIDRERGVIAIKPSGVEYDVMTADDIVVLDLEGNRIEGKLNPSSDTATHIELYKAFPTIGGIVHTHSRNATIWAQAGRDIPALGTTHADYFYGDVPCTRLLTKAEIESDYEKNTGLVIIEEFNQRDIDPQAMPGVIIAGHAPFTWGKDGSDAVHNAVVMEEIAAMATATRAISPEVAIQPELLDKHYNRKHGKNSYYGQK from the coding sequence ATGTCTCAAGAACAAAAAACATACCAAGAATTAAAAGAACGCGTGTTCGCAGCAAACTTGCAACTTCCTAAATATGGCTTAGTGACTTTCACTTGGGGCAATGTCTCTGAAATCGACCGCGAACGTGGCGTGATTGCAATAAAACCGTCAGGTGTTGAATACGATGTAATGACGGCAGATGACATCGTTGTTCTCGATTTAGAAGGCAACCGCATTGAGGGCAAGTTGAACCCTTCAAGCGACACGGCTACGCACATTGAGCTTTATAAAGCCTTCCCAACCATCGGTGGCATTGTTCACACACACTCTCGTAACGCAACAATATGGGCACAAGCCGGCCGAGACATTCCAGCACTTGGAACCACACACGCCGATTACTTCTACGGTGATGTACCTTGTACTCGCCTGCTAACAAAAGCTGAGATTGAGTCGGATTATGAGAAAAACACAGGCTTAGTGATCATCGAAGAATTCAACCAACGTGATATCGACCCGCAAGCAATGCCAGGCGTCATCATCGCAGGCCACGCCCCATTTACATGGGGCAAGGATGGTTCAGATGCCGTGCACAATGCAGTGGTAATGGAAGAGATTGCAGCCATGGCAACAGCCACTCGCGCTATCAGTCCAGAAGTAGCGATTCAACCTGAGCTGCTAGATAAACACTACAACCGTAAACACGGCAAGAACTCATACTACGGACAGAAGTAA
- a CDS encoding Cof-type HAD-IIB family hydrolase: protein MHKSSPHKSYKHTLDKHKLLALDLDGTVLNSQHTISQELVEAIKQVAQHTHVVIVTGRHHVAAKPYYDLLGLSTPIICCNGTYIFDYQNDTVIQENAIDKEIAAEFITLSQAHDLKMVMYVRDAMLYSRARPIEYMEALLTWSQTFPESQRPNIQKVDDFQHEAQISEYVWKFVVEGEVNTFAEIPFVKENFNGERSWIDRVDFAATGNSKGNALTRYIEPLGISLEQCVAIGDNHNDISMLKAAGLGIAMQNADNTVKSSANLITPKNNDDKTGLATLLQDLFSAH from the coding sequence ATGCATAAGTCATCACCGCATAAGTCCTATAAACATACATTGGATAAGCACAAGCTATTGGCATTAGATCTCGATGGGACGGTGCTCAACTCGCAGCACACGATTAGCCAAGAGTTAGTCGAAGCCATCAAGCAAGTCGCTCAACACACTCATGTGGTGATCGTTACGGGTCGCCATCATGTCGCGGCAAAACCTTATTACGATCTGCTTGGTTTATCGACTCCAATAATTTGTTGCAATGGCACTTACATCTTTGATTACCAGAACGATACGGTCATTCAAGAAAACGCCATCGACAAAGAAATTGCGGCTGAGTTTATCACTCTATCTCAAGCTCATGATCTGAAGATGGTGATGTATGTGCGTGATGCAATGCTCTACTCGAGAGCACGCCCTATTGAATACATGGAAGCGCTACTGACGTGGTCTCAAACCTTTCCAGAAAGCCAGCGACCAAACATTCAAAAGGTCGACGACTTCCAACATGAAGCACAAATTTCAGAGTATGTGTGGAAGTTTGTCGTTGAAGGTGAAGTAAACACATTCGCAGAGATTCCTTTTGTGAAAGAGAACTTCAACGGCGAACGATCTTGGATTGATCGTGTCGATTTCGCAGCAACAGGTAATAGCAAAGGTAATGCCTTGACTCGCTACATTGAGCCGCTCGGTATCAGCCTAGAGCAGTGTGTCGCGATTGGTGATAACCACAATGACATTTCGATGCTTAAAGCAGCAGGACTTGGCATCGCAATGCAAAATGCAGATAACACCGTAAAAAGCTCAGCCAACCTGATCACGCCTAAAAACAATGACGATAAGACTGGGTTAGCGACGCTTTTACAAGACCTATTTAGTGCCCATTAA
- a CDS encoding YhcH/YjgK/YiaL family protein, which translates to MLVGNTQPTQISKSYPVVIQNVLEYLNSLDQEKLALGRHELPGFDSKQAWFVVLEYDKEPLGNFQPEVHKYHSDLQIILEGSEVMAWAIDTGEHSNAQPYNQERDLQFYEYPGIELSFIHAKRNQFYLFTPNIVHITNIENDDSQPVRKLVVKIHNDLLEAK; encoded by the coding sequence ATGTTAGTCGGAAATACTCAACCTACGCAGATCAGTAAGTCGTACCCTGTCGTTATTCAAAACGTGCTTGAGTACTTGAACAGTCTCGACCAAGAAAAACTCGCATTAGGTCGCCATGAACTCCCTGGGTTTGATTCAAAACAGGCATGGTTTGTTGTATTGGAATATGACAAAGAGCCTCTAGGAAACTTCCAACCTGAAGTCCATAAATACCATTCTGACTTGCAGATCATTCTCGAAGGTTCTGAAGTGATGGCATGGGCTATAGACACTGGCGAACACAGCAACGCACAACCTTATAACCAAGAACGTGACCTTCAGTTTTACGAATACCCTGGGATTGAACTCAGCTTCATTCATGCAAAACGCAATCAATTTTATTTATTCACGCCAAATATCGTGCACATCACCAATATTGAAAATGATGACAGTCAACCGGTAAGAAAACTGGTGGTGAAGATTCACAACGATTTACTGGAAGCCAAATAA
- a CDS encoding FGGY-family carbohydrate kinase, producing MNYYIGIDSGGTFMKAALFNVKGEQQGLARVSASVINEKQGWVERDLNALWGNAVDVIKQLLETTKVEPTSIKGLSISAQGKGVYLLDKEGQNLGHGIMSSDSRSLPIVKEWLEQGKAKEIYPTTLQTLWTGHPVSIIRWIKENDAKRYNNIGAVMMSHDYLRYRLTGEVAAELTNISESNFFNSITGEYDKALLETFGIEEIWDALPPVVKPQQQAGKITAAVANETGLAIGTPVFGGLFDVVSTAICSGINSSEDTLNYVMGTWAVTSGISKQVTQESHNFVYGHYAVDNEYIIHEASPTSAGNYEWFADYLGENGQINHQQNQALVEALDPASSSIYFVPFLYGSNQGLGLKSGFYGLQSHHTKGHLIQAIWEGILFCHNIHLERMRQRFPKANILKVTGGPASSPVWMQMLADLTGMTVEISDVDETGSLGAAMMAMVGAGEFASLEECTQAITNSTSRVEPNPEHYDIYQKKYKHYQRLVQLFKQFEDEMDA from the coding sequence ATGAATTACTACATTGGAATTGATTCTGGCGGGACTTTTATGAAAGCCGCGTTGTTTAACGTAAAAGGTGAACAACAAGGTCTTGCCCGCGTATCGGCGAGCGTCATCAACGAAAAACAAGGTTGGGTAGAACGCGACCTAAACGCACTATGGGGTAACGCTGTCGATGTCATTAAGCAGCTTTTAGAGACCACAAAAGTAGAACCGACCTCTATCAAAGGCTTGAGCATTTCAGCCCAAGGCAAAGGCGTTTACCTTCTTGATAAAGAGGGACAAAACCTCGGCCACGGCATTATGTCTTCTGACTCGCGTTCACTGCCTATCGTTAAAGAGTGGCTAGAACAGGGTAAAGCAAAAGAGATCTATCCAACCACACTGCAAACACTGTGGACAGGTCACCCTGTATCGATTATTCGCTGGATCAAAGAAAACGATGCCAAACGATACAACAACATTGGCGCAGTGATGATGTCTCACGACTACCTTCGATATCGCTTAACGGGCGAAGTCGCAGCAGAACTGACCAATATTTCAGAAAGTAATTTTTTCAACTCCATCACTGGTGAGTATGACAAAGCACTTTTGGAAACCTTTGGCATCGAAGAAATTTGGGATGCGCTACCACCCGTTGTAAAACCTCAGCAACAAGCAGGGAAAATCACTGCGGCCGTTGCTAATGAAACCGGACTAGCAATAGGTACGCCGGTGTTCGGCGGTTTGTTTGATGTTGTGTCTACCGCGATCTGTTCTGGAATCAACTCTTCAGAAGATACCCTGAATTACGTAATGGGCACATGGGCGGTCACGTCTGGTATCTCAAAGCAAGTGACTCAAGAATCACACAACTTTGTTTACGGCCATTACGCCGTCGATAACGAATACATCATTCATGAAGCGAGCCCAACTTCTGCTGGCAATTATGAATGGTTCGCCGACTACCTTGGTGAAAATGGCCAGATTAACCACCAGCAAAATCAAGCGTTAGTCGAAGCATTAGATCCGGCATCAAGCAGTATCTACTTTGTGCCATTCCTTTACGGTTCAAACCAAGGGCTTGGTCTAAAGTCAGGCTTCTATGGTCTGCAATCGCACCATACTAAAGGGCACCTAATTCAAGCCATTTGGGAAGGCATTTTATTCTGTCACAACATTCACCTAGAACGTATGCGTCAGCGTTTTCCAAAAGCCAACATACTAAAAGTGACAGGCGGCCCTGCATCTAGCCCTGTATGGATGCAAATGCTGGCTGACCTTACCGGCATGACCGTTGAAATATCAGACGTGGATGAAACCGGCTCATTAGGTGCCGCAATGATGGCAATGGTCGGCGCAGGTGAGTTCGCTTCATTAGAAGAATGTACTCAAGCCATCACTAATTCTACGTCACGTGTCGAGCCGAATCCTGAACACTACGACATATACCAAAAGAAATATAAGCACTATCAAAGACTGGTGCAGTTGTTTAAACAATTTGAGGATGAAATGGATGCCTAG
- a CDS encoding 3-keto-L-gulonate-6-phosphate decarboxylase UlaD, whose amino-acid sequence MPSTVLKTSKSLLESSKPLFKSPKPLLQMALDATDIDTALASIEHVADKLDVIEIGTILAFAHGVNSVRILREKYPNHIIVCDMKITDASAILTRLAMDAGANWVTVSAAAHIETIRSAKKVTDEFDGEVQIELYGHWTMEDAQAWVDMGIKQAIYHRSRDAELAGVSWTEEDLIKMQKLSDIGIELSITGGIVPDDLHLFKNLSAKSFIAGRALAGSNGRDIAENFHTEIGKHW is encoded by the coding sequence ATGCCTAGCACCGTATTAAAAACATCTAAATCTTTATTAGAATCATCTAAGCCCCTGTTCAAATCACCGAAGCCGTTGCTACAAATGGCACTTGATGCCACTGATATCGACACAGCATTAGCCTCAATAGAGCATGTTGCAGATAAGTTAGATGTGATTGAAATCGGGACTATTTTAGCCTTCGCTCATGGCGTAAACAGCGTAAGGATTCTGCGAGAGAAATACCCAAATCACATCATTGTCTGTGACATGAAAATCACCGATGCCAGCGCCATTTTAACGCGTCTGGCGATGGACGCAGGCGCTAACTGGGTAACAGTCAGTGCAGCAGCACACATCGAAACTATTCGTTCAGCGAAGAAAGTAACGGATGAATTCGACGGCGAAGTGCAAATTGAGCTGTATGGGCACTGGACAATGGAAGATGCGCAAGCTTGGGTCGACATGGGCATTAAACAAGCAATTTATCACCGTTCTCGTGATGCGGAACTTGCTGGTGTGAGCTGGACCGAAGAAGATTTGATAAAAATGCAGAAATTATCGGATATTGGAATTGAACTATCCATTACTGGTGGTATTGTTCCTGACGATCTGCATTTGTTTAAGAATCTGTCTGCAAAATCGTTTATTGCTGGCCGAGCGTTAGCTGGTAGCAATGGACGTGACATCGCAGAAAACTTCCATACTGAAATAGGTAAACACTGGTAG
- a CDS encoding IclR family transcriptional regulator yields the protein MSEQIKSLSKALTVLEFLGNYPNGVSLQKVSEGTGFNKSSVHRILATFEASGYVAQMCSGKEYRLTMKLVQLGHAAINSDVTGTVKPYLSELLDDVNETVNFLSFDADNIIFKDKFEPVNSSFRTRTYVGLHSPMYCSAAGKCYLAFSSDSVRETYWKRNVSTMKPLTENTILDKSQFFGVLDKIKSRGYALDDEENEAGISCVAVPIFDKNNSPVYAVSVSSLTPKMKALGYEEIANRIQDITTRIEQQLF from the coding sequence ATGAGTGAGCAAATTAAATCGTTGTCTAAAGCACTGACCGTATTGGAATTCCTTGGGAATTATCCTAATGGCGTTTCGCTACAAAAAGTGTCTGAAGGGACTGGCTTCAACAAGTCATCTGTCCACCGTATTTTAGCAACGTTTGAAGCCTCTGGTTATGTTGCTCAAATGTGTTCAGGTAAAGAATATCGCTTAACAATGAAGTTGGTTCAGCTTGGACACGCTGCTATCAACTCTGATGTCACTGGCACCGTTAAGCCATACCTATCTGAGCTACTCGACGATGTGAATGAAACGGTTAACTTCCTCTCTTTTGATGCTGACAACATCATTTTTAAAGACAAGTTTGAACCCGTTAATTCTTCCTTTAGAACTCGAACCTACGTAGGGCTGCATTCTCCAATGTACTGCTCAGCGGCAGGTAAATGTTACCTAGCATTTAGCTCTGACAGCGTTCGAGAAACCTATTGGAAACGCAATGTCAGCACAATGAAGCCGTTAACTGAAAACACGATTCTCGACAAGTCTCAGTTTTTTGGTGTTCTCGATAAAATTAAGAGCCGTGGTTATGCGCTCGATGATGAAGAGAATGAAGCGGGTATTTCTTGTGTTGCTGTCCCTATTTTTGACAAGAACAATTCTCCTGTATACGCGGTTAGCGTCTCTTCGCTTACGCCAAAAATGAAAGCTCTCGGCTACGAAGAAATTGCTAACAGAATTCAAGACATAACAACGCGTATAGAACAACAACTCTTTTAA
- a CDS encoding L-ribulose-5-phosphate 3-epimerase — MFDSKNKFRLGIYEKAMPTTLTWEERLIHAKEAGFDFVEISVDETDERRARLDWSDDEIYELRRLCEKHQMPFQSMCLSAHRKFPFGSMDDAIRTESLIIMEKAISLAYKLGIRCIQMAGYDVYYEPQSAETHARFIEGMQQATKMAERAGIMLGVEIMDTPYLNSLSKFEVLKREIPSPYFMAYPDVGNISGWNYDVCTELKLSRDHLVQVHLKDTLRVSETCKGQFRDLVIGEGQVDFPAIFKTLAEIDYSAPLVIEMWAQNDNWLDDIKQAKATLKSIANQSGFEL; from the coding sequence ATGTTTGATTCTAAAAACAAATTCAGATTAGGTATTTACGAAAAAGCGATGCCAACCACCCTTACATGGGAAGAGCGTTTGATTCACGCCAAAGAAGCTGGCTTCGACTTTGTAGAAATTTCAGTGGATGAAACCGATGAGCGCCGCGCTCGTTTAGATTGGTCAGACGACGAAATTTATGAGCTTCGCCGTCTATGTGAAAAGCACCAAATGCCTTTCCAATCAATGTGCCTAAGCGCACACCGTAAGTTTCCGTTTGGCTCAATGGATGATGCTATTCGCACTGAATCGCTGATCATCATGGAAAAAGCGATTTCATTGGCTTACAAGCTTGGTATTCGCTGTATTCAAATGGCGGGCTACGATGTGTATTACGAACCGCAATCGGCTGAAACTCACGCTCGCTTCATTGAAGGCATGCAACAAGCCACCAAAATGGCGGAGCGTGCAGGCATCATGTTAGGTGTAGAGATCATGGACACTCCGTACCTAAACTCATTAAGTAAGTTTGAAGTGCTTAAGCGCGAGATCCCATCACCTTACTTCATGGCTTACCCAGACGTAGGCAATATTTCTGGTTGGAACTACGACGTGTGTACCGAGCTAAAATTGAGCCGCGATCACCTAGTACAAGTTCACCTTAAAGACACACTACGAGTTTCAGAGACCTGTAAAGGTCAGTTCAGAGATCTGGTGATTGGTGAAGGCCAAGTCGACTTCCCTGCTATTTTCAAAACACTCGCTGAAATTGATTACAGCGCACCATTAGTGATTGAAATGTGGGCTCAAAATGACAACTGGTTAGACGATATCAAACAAGCGAAAGCAACATTGAAATCTATCGCAAACCAATCTGGCTTTGAACTGTAA
- a CDS encoding MFS transporter: MRVFPLKDAPLVLLSLIFFIWGLITVSSNSLIPHYKEAFSLDYKMAMLFPMAFFITRITVSLPTSFVMAKIGYRTTLKFCLIWCLLGCLAMAYLVRGEELVPTLIGILLMASGVSAIQVVSSPYVSLLSTPDKSVIRQSVATASNSVGTVLGPLVLTAVILVAASFNVDNTAHQVSYLFLFIALFFFGLLVFFSKMTLPDIKPKQMTGFWRGLRLLIKNQQFMKLALVLLLYIGVEVSFGTFTIAYLADQQYGDLGLVFATQIIALYWVLMFVGRVLFAKFGNTVNKHYLFSLSCVIAALISAVSVYQNYVWIGYLMLVVGLCNSALYPIIYAQALHASGKQNSQGAAILIMCSIGGVVLPFVQASLIDELSLSTSYIAPALAYVLMMVLYWSSLKHRV; encoded by the coding sequence ATGAGAGTATTCCCGTTAAAAGATGCCCCACTGGTCTTACTGTCTCTGATCTTTTTTATCTGGGGTTTAATTACCGTTTCAAGTAACTCGCTAATTCCACATTACAAAGAAGCTTTCTCTCTCGATTATAAAATGGCGATGCTATTTCCCATGGCCTTTTTTATCACCCGAATTACGGTGTCGCTTCCAACGTCATTTGTCATGGCAAAAATTGGCTATAGAACTACGCTGAAGTTCTGCTTGATATGGTGCCTTCTGGGCTGTCTAGCCATGGCATATTTAGTACGAGGAGAAGAGCTTGTTCCAACACTCATCGGGATCTTATTGATGGCCTCAGGTGTGTCAGCAATTCAAGTAGTGAGTTCACCTTACGTTTCACTTCTCTCGACACCCGATAAGAGTGTTATACGTCAAAGTGTAGCAACAGCATCTAACTCCGTTGGCACTGTGCTTGGCCCGCTAGTGCTTACCGCTGTCATTCTTGTGGCAGCAAGTTTTAACGTCGACAACACCGCCCATCAAGTTTCGTATCTGTTCTTATTCATCGCCCTGTTCTTTTTCGGCTTACTGGTATTTTTTAGCAAAATGACGCTTCCAGATATCAAACCAAAACAGATGACTGGCTTTTGGCGAGGGTTAAGGCTTCTAATTAAAAATCAGCAGTTTATGAAGTTAGCGTTGGTACTGTTGCTGTACATCGGTGTAGAGGTCAGTTTTGGTACTTTTACTATTGCGTATCTTGCCGACCAGCAATATGGCGACCTTGGTTTGGTCTTCGCAACACAGATCATCGCTCTTTATTGGGTATTAATGTTTGTTGGAAGAGTGTTATTCGCCAAGTTTGGAAACACTGTAAACAAGCACTATCTCTTCTCACTGTCTTGCGTTATTGCCGCTTTGATTAGTGCCGTTTCGGTCTATCAAAATTATGTTTGGATTGGCTATTTGATGCTTGTCGTAGGGTTATGTAATTCTGCGCTCTACCCTATCATTTACGCACAAGCGCTACATGCATCAGGTAAGCAAAACTCACAAGGAGCAGCAATTCTCATTATGTGTTCAATTGGAGGTGTTGTTTTACCATTCGTACAGGCGAGTTTGATTGATGAGCTTTCGTTGAGCACGAGTTATATTGCGCCCGCACTAGCGTATGTATTAATGATGGTTTTGTACTGGTCTAGTTTAAAGCATCGTGTTTAA
- the rpe gene encoding ribulose-phosphate 3-epimerase, whose protein sequence is MKQYLIAPSILSADLARLGEDVERVLAAGADVIHFDVMDNHYVPNLTFGAPVLKALRGYGITAPIDVHLMAKPVDQLVPEFAKAGATMITFHVEASEHIDRTLQLIKEHGCQAGVVLNPATPLSYLDYIMDKVDLILVMSVNPGFGGQSFIPATLDKLRSIRSRINESGRNIRLEVDGGVKVNNIKEIAEAGADMFVAGSAIFDSEDYQQAIDSMRAELAQLN, encoded by the coding sequence ATGAAACAATATCTTATCGCACCTTCGATTCTTTCTGCCGATTTGGCGCGTCTTGGTGAGGATGTAGAACGTGTTCTCGCGGCTGGAGCTGATGTTATTCATTTTGATGTTATGGATAACCACTATGTCCCTAACCTGACTTTTGGTGCGCCAGTATTAAAGGCATTACGAGGCTATGGAATTACAGCGCCAATCGATGTGCATTTAATGGCGAAGCCTGTGGATCAACTGGTACCAGAGTTCGCTAAAGCGGGTGCGACTATGATTACTTTTCATGTCGAAGCATCAGAGCACATCGATCGTACTTTGCAGCTAATTAAAGAGCACGGTTGCCAAGCTGGTGTGGTACTAAACCCTGCAACGCCATTGAGTTACCTTGACTACATCATGGATAAAGTTGACCTGATATTGGTTATGTCGGTTAACCCAGGTTTCGGTGGTCAATCTTTTATCCCTGCCACACTCGATAAGCTGCGGTCAATCAGATCGCGCATTAATGAATCAGGTCGAAATATTCGTTTAGAAGTCGACGGTGGTGTGAAAGTTAACAACATAAAAGAGATTGCTGAAGCGGGTGCCGATATGTTCGTTGCGGGCTCTGCTATTTTTGATAGTGAAGATTATCAACAAGCTATCGATTCAATGCGAGCGGAGTTAGCTCAATTGAATTAA
- a CDS encoding HAD family hydrolase: MPKLDKYKGIIFDLDGTLVNSMVAHAHAWEQTCQKFGIPYDKEWLDQLGGMPSRKVTQEILKRYDLTLDAQQITSDKIANFEAIEHKGDVIPETYALLQQQYQLKKIGIGTGAQAKHARAILKTTDIPSMIRTIVTSDDVENHKPNPDTFLKVASQLELEPSDCVVFEDTIIGQQAATSAGMDCYMVENGQITKFVPAS, from the coding sequence ATGCCAAAGTTAGATAAATATAAAGGAATTATTTTTGATCTCGATGGGACTCTGGTCAATTCTATGGTGGCACACGCTCATGCATGGGAACAAACTTGTCAGAAGTTTGGTATTCCCTACGACAAAGAGTGGCTCGATCAACTTGGTGGGATGCCATCGCGAAAAGTGACTCAAGAGATCCTTAAGCGTTACGATCTAACTCTTGATGCTCAACAAATTACTTCGGACAAAATTGCCAACTTTGAAGCCATTGAGCACAAAGGGGATGTTATTCCAGAAACCTATGCACTCTTACAGCAACAGTATCAGTTGAAAAAGATAGGCATCGGCACTGGTGCTCAAGCCAAGCATGCAAGGGCGATTTTAAAGACAACCGATATCCCATCAATGATACGTACGATTGTGACTTCCGATGACGTAGAAAATCACAAACCTAACCCGGATACTTTTCTAAAAGTCGCTAGCCAGTTAGAGCTTGAACCGAGCGATTGTGTGGTGTTTGAAGATACGATTATAGGCCAGCAAGCAGCGACATCGGCAGGCATGGATTGCTACATGGTTGAAAACGGGCAGATAACTAAATTTGTTCCAGCGAGCTAA
- a CDS encoding L-ribulose-5-phosphate 3-epimerase: MYQNLLRHRVGLYEKALPNKLSWEDKLKQTKELGFDFLEISVDESDERRSRLDWNDEEVYALRHLCEKHGVPLQSMCLSAHRKFPFGSADPAIREQAIIHMEKAISLAYKLGIRTIQLAGYDVYYEPADKVTHHRFIEGMKLSARLAERSGVMLAVEIMDTDYLNSLSKFEVLSREVNSPYFTAYPDVGNISGWNYDIVTELKLSKPHITQIHLKDTYKVTDEYKGQFRDLVIGDGEVDFNAIFETLKETECVVPLVIEMWAQDERWKENILTAQKRLNDVCVQTGVPRLFDH; the protein is encoded by the coding sequence ATGTATCAAAACTTGTTACGCCACCGTGTTGGGCTTTATGAGAAGGCTCTACCTAACAAACTCAGCTGGGAAGATAAACTTAAGCAAACCAAAGAACTCGGCTTTGATTTTCTTGAGATATCGGTAGACGAATCAGACGAGCGTCGCAGTCGACTAGATTGGAATGACGAAGAAGTGTATGCCTTGCGTCACCTGTGTGAAAAGCATGGTGTACCGCTGCAATCCATGTGTTTAAGCGCGCATCGCAAGTTCCCATTTGGTTCAGCAGATCCTGCGATTCGAGAACAAGCTATCATCCATATGGAAAAAGCTATCTCACTCGCTTACAAATTGGGTATTCGTACCATCCAATTGGCTGGGTATGACGTTTACTACGAGCCAGCCGATAAAGTGACTCACCACAGGTTCATTGAAGGAATGAAGCTTTCGGCGCGGTTGGCTGAAAGGTCGGGCGTAATGCTTGCTGTGGAAATCATGGATACCGATTACTTGAACTCTTTGAGTAAGTTCGAAGTGCTGAGTCGCGAAGTCAATTCACCGTATTTCACGGCGTATCCGGATGTGGGCAATATCTCTGGTTGGAATTACGACATAGTGACTGAGCTAAAACTGAGTAAGCCTCATATCACTCAGATCCACCTCAAAGACACTTATAAAGTGACTGACGAGTACAAAGGGCAGTTTCGAGACTTAGTGATTGGTGATGGTGAAGTTGACTTCAATGCCATTTTTGAAACGTTGAAAGAGACTGAGTGCGTTGTACCACTCGTGATCGAGATGTGGGCTCAAGATGAACGTTGGAAAGAGAACATTCTCACGGCACAAAAACGTTTGAATGATGTTTGTGTGCAAACGGGTGTTCCGAGATTGTTTGACCACTAG